GAGGTGCGGATGGTATGGTACGTTCGGCTGAAATACGGACGGCACAGGGAAGAACCAATCGTCCCATTAACAAACTCTACCCGCTGGAAGTGTTTGAGCCGGCGGAAACATTGATAGTAGTAGAATCAAAGAAACCAAGCGCTAGTGAAGTCCCAGCTACAGGTCCGTCGGTGTCTACAATTCAAGATCCATCTGAAATTACGTACGTGTCATCGAACCCGATTCCATACGCCGAGGAAATGCCTACCAGGGTAGGGAGAATCCAGCGCAAAGCAGCCCAGCAAGCCGTAAGAAAGATCAAAAAGATGGCTATAATGGAGAcggtggaagaagaagatcagTAATTCCGGCCGGGTGTATGTCGGAAATTTCCGACCCTAAGAAGCCCTCACCCTTTAATtacaatttcattaatttgtcCTTAAGTACTTGTCAAAAAACGCAGATACTCTTGTCTACTTATTAAATGTGTAGCGAACCAGTTTACCCTTCAGGGCTGACGCGCAAATTGTTATCCCTCCAGGGCTGACGCGAAATTGTTATCCCTCCAGGGCTGATGCGCCAATTGTTTGTTCCCTCCACCCTCATCAAAAAATCAAGATCTTGGCCTAAGTATAGGCAGTATTCCTTTTTGTCTCAAACGGACAGGACGCATTGTTTTCAAACGGCCTAGTCTCATGTGTtgcgtccccccccccacattcGTGAAACTGAATAAACAGGCTACTCAACAAACTATACACTTAGTGAAGTTAATGTCGAGAGAAAGTTATTGACAGAGTAGCAAGTACaatgccaacaccaattttccaccgtgaaggctgcctagttatcagcaaatttggttttatggaattttttaatccctcacacattctgaaaaagaccactttagatcaaTAAGTGGCAatgattaaaatggaaaaaaacttaaaccaaacgtgaaaatcttggtaggcccagctgaagttgagaatgcaagaagcattgaagagaaactggcatgaaatggtgcttttcaaatagctgaaggtttgcaggtaaactatcaatttgacaaacacatttgaaagatgttaaaaacttttaatttttctgtattgcaataggtagaagactgtggaattgcttgacaaatatattaagaaacgagataaatcaaatcagaaagtaaaaaaaaattgggctgaacgtatcgaagaaaaggaaaagagaaaggaataacaacagataaagagaaaagccaacattaagaaagaggaaactgaaaaggaagaatataaagtgattaaaccaaatttaaaaaaggaaaatttatcaTATTAAAtactgatactgactcatggatgagctaaactcgtgttctttcatgtgcaagccatgtcgttatagttaaaaaaaaaatacactggcatgccttccatgatcttggaaaattttaagaaacaaaatcttagattcattttatAAGGTTTAgcgtcttcactaataacagtcTCACAAAACAAAGTCCTTCCTGGTAGAAAACTGTGGCTCATAGACGTTCCTacgcaaattgaatattccagttttgctcGAACTATTAATTGCTTTGCtgaaaagcgctccaagaTAACAGTCAGCAGTAACCACTTGGCATaattatagcagtaggttatgattttaatatatttattgggctctttgtaatcgtgaaaagaattgaaaatgtgataaggaaataaatggtatgagaatcaatattgaattataatagtttttatttgtcCTTATCTCaaacgatagtttaagtttgtaatgttcttcctataaaaattatttatcaaatgttaataataataaactagtcttcgtattaacatatctttgttcccagcaaccacaaaagccacgcggaactcattcagttatCGTATTCACAAcaaatcagtggtctttaccttggcataagtatcgacaaagggaagttataagggagatggactaATGGCTGGGGGGGCatgatcaaagagggtggacagaacaaggctaagtgggaaaaatatatatttctcatattatatttaaagaagctaaagtagttcaataaacaaaaattgtgaaaagtGAACCTTTTTTAATAACCTGTCTTTAAAAGTGATTTCTAGAACGCTGTTTTCATTCCACCACCTGTTTTGTAGTGAATTAGTTGCTAAAAAGCATTGTTTTTctataaaacaatttttcatttcaagaaatgatttgaaactatgaaaaggtatttaaaacgcaaaaagcaaagaaatcaataaacaaaacttACTAGCGTTataatagaaaacaaatatcccatttgtaaaaaaaaatgcgaattcGACTCCACTGCCACCAAATATAAGGTTATTTTATATTGATTATAACTGATTTCTTCACACCGTACTTTGAAGTTTGCATTTCAAACGAGATCAACTGAGAAATATTTGAGAATGATCCAAAAAAGGAACTCATTGTCACAGTTAGGTGGATAGATTGcttttatagttttttaaaatgtcagGGTCTCGCCACGAAGAAAGATGCGTGAAGCGTTGATTAAAGGGGAAATTAGCTGTGTAAGGAACGGCTATCCGTACTCCTTACCTTCCCCTCTCGttcccacgcttgcaacccttttaccccctcttccgccaacaggtcatctgccgatggctctggccttcaaacttgccaattcctcacataggtgttacatttacacgcagaatatttattcccgttgggacacTTAATCCTAAATGTCCTTGCTTCTTCGTATAAATGTTGCCCTTTTTCCAGATTGTCAGGCAGTCCACTTTTAGTAATTCTTCAGTGCAGTCTACTTTCAGTTGTCATCACAGCGAGTCCACTTTTAACTTTCAGCCAAGTGTATTTTTAAGCCTTGAAGCCGTCTACTCTTAACTTTCAGTCAGTCTGTCTCAGTAAGTCTCCTTTCGGCAACTAATAATTTGGTCATTGTAAAATACTCAAACATCCGTGCAACAATACAACGCATCATCACTATCCAACAATTAAAAGTAAGGAATAGATTCTTTTCGATCCTTACATTTGGTGACAGTGAACGTCGAACCCTGAACCCCCGAAGAGACTTTAATCAGTGCCCTCTCCCTTAACGTTTGACAATCCAATAGTGCCATCTACCGCCAATCgataatttattttgaaaaatgcagAAAGCTATCAAGATAAATACGACGTTGATTAAAACagtttggaacgaaaaaaTTACACGTCAATTGAAGAAATTTGGACAAATTTTGAGAGACATTTCTACACGTCAGAGTGACATTGAAGTACCAGTAAATATTCAAGTAAATCCCATGCTCAATGAGAAACGAACTCCAGAAGATACAAGCATCACTACCACTGAACCTCTTTCCATTCCAACAATTACACCTGAACTTCCAAAAACGATAGGAGATCAACTCCCAAATGGCGTCTCTACAAAACTTGAGGAAAACGAATAATTTACCAAGTGCGCTACCGTATCGCATAATCAAAAAGATTTAACCGTCATATCTTACTACCAAAACGAAGACTAAGCCTGCTACAAAAATATCAAGAGTAATATCGCCATCTCGTCAACCAAAGATCATCAAACACAGTGCAATCGACGACCTAGCAATATCGAAGAAACTACCTCTTCACAGAGAACCTCTTCATTCGAACCTTCGGCTGTCCGTTATACTGCAACAACCACGCCATCTGCCGAGAATTTCGAACCACCTCACGTCCTTTCAACCAAATTCATTGCTAACCAAGCCGACGATCTTCCTGCCAATGCCTCCATGAATTCTATCATACAAAAATATTGCTCTAAATTCAAGAAACCAGAAGCAAGGTtcacagaaacaaaagactgCTACAGCATTCAGCACTTCAATGATCCAATAACTCGCCCGAGGCCCAATGCGAAGATGAAACTAACAGATTATCTTTATTATACCCTTTTTCTACACTAAATACTCGTACGACTTAACCAGCCCTCTCCAACAGCCGATTCCTGACCAATTATTCGACATCCTCATCGCACAACTCAACATAATTTACTATCGCCAACACGCTCCATCTGCACAAGTAACTGAAGACTCATCAACGAAAGAAGATTTATCCATGGCCGGTTAAATATTGCACATACTGTTTTAGAAGACTCTGCTGATATCTACACATTCTTTTCCTAATTTCTTTACCCTTCCTTCAAGCCAACTTTACAGGTCTAATATCGCATTTGGTTATCATCGGTGCGCGCCCAAAAAAATGTACTAAAAATTATATTATCCTCCGCCAGCCGGAGCACATCCCTCGTATCGACTGCCGCGACAGTGTGCTAAGAAATAGACTCTGTCCCAGTCACAAATCTCCCCTTTCTGATAGGCAAGGTGTTCTAGGTTAAGACACCCCCCTGTCAGCCACAAGAGCTAACGAACTAAAGAAGACGTCTGAATCCACAGAGACCACGTCGAGTTCAACTTTCAAGCAACTACGGACTTCTCAGCCCTGGACCTGGTTATGTTACAGACGTTTTTGGCATTACGGCTACCGGGTAGATGTTCGCATTCATGGACCTCTGGATTCTCGCCTGCTGCGGAACCCATGTTCTCttcaaaaaattctaaaaatgtCGCACCATTGTTTGCCTGATCCAACATTGACCAAATATTCCTCTTTTATTgattgcgggacgcaatcttTCGGCCCGGGATGCTATGTAAGGAACGGTCAATCGTACTCCTTACCTTCCCCTCTCGttcccacgcttgcaacccttttcccccctcttccgccaacaggtcatctgccgatggctctggccttcaaacttgccaattcctcacataggtgttacatttacacgcagaatatttattcccgttgggacacTTAATCCTAAATGTCCTTGCTTCTTCGTATAAATGTTGCCCTTTTTCCAGATTGTCAGGCAGTCCACTTTTAGTAATTCTTCAGTGCAGTCTACTTTCAGTTGTCATCACAGCGAGTCCACTTTTAACTTTCAGCCAAGTGTATTTTTAAGCCTTGAAGCCGTCTACTCTTAACTTTCAGTCAGTCTGTCTCAGTAAGTCTCCTTTCGGCAACTAATAATTTGGTCATTGTAAAACACTCAAACATCCGTGTAACAATACAACGCATCATCACTATCCAACAATTAAATGTAAGGAATAGATTCTTTTCGATCCTTACAGCTGTGAGGATAGAAAGTACAACGTTGTAGGAAGGAATTACGCAGAAAAAAGGGGCATATATAAATTTAATGTTACGTAAAAACTAAgggaaatttgaagaaaaaatttgtttaaaatgtttttttttctttacagaaTACATTGCAGGGTTAAATAAAGTATAACTATTTATATTTCAGTTTCCAAACGTATAGGTGAACGTCTACTAactaaactttttctttcttttttcttcagttcttttttcgttcttcagTTTCCCGTCTAATGAACCAATAAGTGGTAAGACTTTCTTGTTCTGCTTttcattataatttttttttattatgagtCCTCATTCACGAGATTTTCACCGTTTTGCAGGAAAAACATCGGTGATTCAGAAGTAGCAGGCGGATTTTTTATAACATGTGGGCAAAAGCTGCATGAAGTTTTTTCTCCACGACTAACAGCCATATTCAACCAAATAGTATGGCACTCTAGTGTTAGTGAATTGCTATGTTTCAcctgaaaataatttttacaaattttgttATCTTTCGCACCAGTTTTACAATAGGCTATTCTTGTAACCTTCTTGCTCACATTGGGGCATGTTGATAAGTCTCGAGTTACAAACGTTACAATTCTgcagttttaaaaagaaagtcagTTCAAAAGTCCAAACGATGCGtcgttgaaaaataaaaaaataaatttcggTCCAAAATCGTGTTACGCTTTCCTCATTGTactcttttattattttaccaATTGGATGTATATGAAAATagttcaaaatttcaaaatttagAATTCAAATCAGAcaatatttcttctttcttgaagcATGATTAGTTTTCTTAATAtacaattttaattattgaaaaagatatatttatttttggggCAATTTGGCTTGGTCAATGGCACCAGGGGGCTCATGTAAATTGCATAGGTAGCATTTTAAGAACTGAATCATTTGTATGTATTGTCATTTAACGTTTATCTTTAATTCCGTTATAGTTTTTTCGTTCAATGGCACTTGCTCTAGAGCTCAGAAgcgaaaaataattttcaatgataatggtttttttgaaattcaaattttctcCTAGCGACATCAATATATTGTCCGCAACGCAAGGTATACATGGAGCCAGCTTATCCCTACCGCAGAGACAACTTACTCCCAAGCATGGGACaagttgtctttttttttatatctaaaTTGCGGTTAACACAAGGTTTTCAGAAATTAAAATTGTGCAATCGAAagaatttttctgctttttaaACCTAGTGGGACTTTATAATATATAACGGCGTAGAtacacacgaaaaataaaactttcaTCTCAAAGATCCGTAATAgcattgtttttaattaatattgctattttttatatatttaagATGACGAGCTTCGAAATTTGATTagaatttcgtatttttttttagctcagcAAACATATTTCGACGGAATTTTCTCCGGTGATATCCGAATCACTCGATTCACCATAAAATTATTCCTTAATTCAGTACGATTTAGAAGCTTCATGTAAGGGGATAAAAAGTGTTTGCTGATCATGTTGCTTATATCATGCACTTAATCTGTATTTACTTATATCAAACGTCACATTTATCGCAAGAGAATTGTTTGAAGATAGCTCACTGCACTgtcaaaaattaatttacaaaaaaatggtagtaAAGTTATCCGTAAGGTTCTTGTTTAAGTAATACAACATTTATTAGCTGATTTGATAAAAATGTGGTTTTAACATTTGAAGCAGAGGCTAGCCCAAGCAGGGACTATCGATCATTAAATGTTCAAACATGTAACTTATTAACTACTCTCTATGCCGGCTGGGGCACACGCTGCATCGAATTTCCTGTGGCGTAAACAAGACAAcgaaaagcaataaaaaactTGTCAACACGGCTTTACAGTCTATAGCCATGACATGTGGGCATTGCGATGGCTACATTCAGTGCCCCATTCCTATGAGCCATCTAATAAACTGTCTTGTGAAACGTTACCGATGATTGGCAGCTAGCCGATTGGATTTTTAGAGGTTTGTCGTTGCTCGTGTTCTGTATATAAGTCATGGTGAAATTTTCTTCGTCGCTGCATGTTTTATAAGTTATTGACGTCTACAGGGTGTCGGTCATTTTCAAGAATAGACGGTAGCGAGAAGTTACCTACGCAACCAGTCGAGAAGTCACCTCAAATACCCGCCGCTTGTATACAGGCAAGAAAAAGTGCTGTAAACTGCGCAAATGTCACAAATACCAAATACGACACTCGAAAATCTcgtacctgtttttttttatgtatttatttttgtttgtttctttccttttttccttttttttgtgtgtgttttgtttcgtttttgtttttaagctACAATGCAGAGGACAGGAATATTATGTTTGAAATGTAAGGGTCTGAGGTATCCAAGGACGTTAAAAACGTTTAATGCtatttaacaatttcaaatCTTGTTAAATACTAAGTGATAAACTCGTTAATGTTAATGTATATGATTATTAATAGTTTTTGTTGGCAATTGCGTTCAAAGGCCCTGATGTGGATGACCAAATCAatattcaaggaacaacgttgTGTTTGATACATAAATAGACTAtatgccaaaaaagaaatatcatacTTCCTATCTCGAGGAAcatgaatttttcaacaaagCTAACGCTCTTTTACTTTATTCTAATGCTTATTCTTACTTttgcaataattttttatgttgatcCAACAAATATAATGAACATGAACATCGAAAAACATTTGGCCTCCATAAGTTGGCGTTTCGTATTTAGTATGCTCTCTAAAAGTTggactgaaaaacaaaacgtctGAAAAACGCAACGGTGAAACCCATAACAGAtatgaaaaacgaaattatGAAAATATTATTAAGCCAACTGTGTAATCGATATCATTAGGCGCCACAAAATGCAGAAGTGCTGGTATATTGCAAAACTGCTAGGGTAGGGACAGAATAGTGtataaaataaacatgaaGAACACTGTCGATTCGGAATGCCTGTATTCCCACACTTAGGCACTCGACGAAATATTCAATTGTTAGTTTGAATACGGATAGAAGCGAAAATTGTGCATGTGTATGTGTGAGTATCGAAACTGACATCTACATGAGGGCGTCCTTCTCGCTCCTCATCAGTTGCCAACAACGAATCGAGCGCAAAATGTATTCATAGGGCTAACCTCACTGTTAATTATGCAGTTTGCCTGTCAATTGTACAGAATAATGGAATGCAAAATATGGATACAATGTTTATCTTACGGAGACGATCGAAGCCTGTCTTACAACAGCcgtctttctttcttgccaACTATAACACGTAAAGATGGATCGTTTTTTGATAACGTGAactttttttggttgtttaaggcgagaaaaatttaaaaaccgtctgggaaaaaacaacaaatattcccttaatttatttttattccaacttaaaaacatttacctttttCTACTTCTgtgtattttcaaaaaattgtaaattccCCGTAGTGCTAGGCCTATAGCttagattttttgttattattatttggatTTACATAAGGAAAAAGACGATGTTGGCTTCAATTGCGATAAACTTTAGTTTCTCCGGGTGGTGGCCACCGATTCAAACGCTGCACACCCTGTCAAATGCtactttaaaacaaaacaacgatCTTGTGGCTAACTTAACGGATCTTTGTCAAAATTTGGCTTTCAGTGCATTTGAAGTTACAAAGCCTCCGAGTTCACTGGACTCTCTCATCAATCACGACCTTGACGCTTATAAACTACTTGTTTGTTGTCACGAATtgataataaattttttaggtaaacaCGAAAACCTGCTTGGAATTTGCTATAACTGAAAACTGGGGTCCTAGTTTTAGAGCATAGTTGCAACTactgaaaacatttttaaaagccTTGCTTGGTGCGTTTGTTAAGCCATCTCTTTCTAGAATTCTATACCCTATAAAATGGAGAAGAACCTGCACGAACTGTTTACAATGCTAATTGGCACCCATTCACGTATGTCATACCCCATTGCTTGCTGTTTGTTGTGCTCGTTCTTTTATGCCATCACGACGAGTTTTTCTAATCGCATGGAACAGTGCTGCGCTGTCCAGAACAATATTGCATACAGTTTCACAGCTGATACGATCAATGACGGAAAGTTCGTTCACAGAGAAACTTGATGGCTTTCATTATTATCAGTAAGGGGGCACGCAGTTGGCCGTGTTTAATTAGTGACACGTCTGAAGATCGACATTTTTGAAGTCTTGTTATGAGATAAGGCACGCTCTGCCATTAATGTTAAGTTGAAGCTTcttgtttcgaaaaatatatttacgtacttttcaaacaaacaaaaatgcgaataaataaatataagaaatgtcaaaagaaaatatattatAGGTTTTAGGACATTAAGTTTGCATCGAAAGCTGACCAATGAGACCCATGAGTGTCGCATACCATGGTGGGTcctatgtagacttaatgttGAATTATTAACGACAGCCATGTGTAGAAAACTGTTGTACTGTGTAGTATTTAAAGAAACTATTGCTCGTCCTACCAAATATATTACGAACATTTTTATGCTTCAATGCATCATATTCATTTTCCTCTGTTTTCCTTACACTGTAAACCAGAAATGGCTTATATAAAGATTTtaaaagagaaggaaattaTTTCAATATATCATCTAAACTATGCCACCGCTGTATTAGTTCTGCAGTATTTATACGCTGGCGGCCCTCGTTGTTTAGCATCGCTGCAGAAGACGCTGCACATACGGGTTTGAGTAGGCCTATATAGCATTGACCAATGTTTAGCCCAAATAAAGCCTATCTACCAAATTTCAAAGGCATTCGATGAAGAAGCAAAACACATGCCTCTATAGCTAAGttgcttattttaaaataagtaaaagCAATGCTTACTTGTTGGAATCGTGCGAAGAATTTCCCATTCCGAATTAGGATAGGCCATGCAAGAAGCGTTTTGCTTAAATTTGCTTCCTTTGCGTACCAGTGGTCCAGTGCTCCAACTTTCGGCTTCATTGTCCTAATTCAAAATCCTTACCGCtgaatgaaattttatttgagAACAGTAACACCGTTAAGTGGCATTTTACGGCCAACCATGAAGagaaatttattgtttttatttgttgtcaATAAAGCGCAAAGTCGTCAGTCTATATATGACTATCATTCTATCCGCACTTTCTGCTGTGTGTGCTACACACTGTGGCATATCCAGAAGTGGTTTAAACTGCCGCCGGCTAATTAACCGGCTAGAAAACTTTCTAGTGTATGCTTTTTAATCTTTTAATTAATCTTTTTactattagatttttttttactgttaatGACATGAATTTTCTTACAAGGAAACCATACATTCAGCTCGTTTACTTTGCCCAGCCGTATGAAAGTAATCGAATCATCTTATGTTGCTCAATTTTTTTCAGCTTCAACGAATACCATAAACCATATACAGATTTGGTGACAAAAAATTCTTCGATGAGGTGCACGGGGTACTCGAATCACAAAGTGTTTTTCTGTTAAACTTATGTTTCTttcgaaaaaacaaactaaatgaaatttttatttgcaagTACAAGAAATTCTTTCTAGCTTTATATCGCCGGACTAGGGCAATTAGAGTTACTAGTGGATACTGTAAACCTCGATCTTAATAAATGTAttgcttttattattttttttcttccgatgTCTTATTAGTTTATCAAACTAAAATGAAGTTTCCAGAAGTGGGACATATAATTGACGAGTACAACACCATGGAGTCCATTTCACTTATTTTTTTCGCTTGCATGGGGCAATTATATTGTATGGATTATACATGAAATCATATTTTTCGACAAAAGTGAGAAATTATATGACATTGTGCGGTAGATACTGGTTACAATGTAGTTAGATAATTGATGAAAAAAAGTTATCAAGTTCATGTTGACGTGCACACCACAGTAAATGCGAACTAACGACGAAAGAAGATTTCTAGGAATTTTGCCAGCGTGTGTGCCAACCCTGAACTGGTTTAAATGCTTCGTGGCGAGTACGAtacttaaatttaaaaagataagaaacacATACTGTTTAAGTTTACATTGATTAACTTGATTCCTAGATACTGATCAAAAGAAGATGACGAGGAGCAAAATGTTTCAATACCGTCCGGCCTAGTACGTTAAAATTTACACTGTAATTCACACGCTAAATATTTTTAACCAATGCTTTTGCAATCAGTGTTTAGTTTAATATGAAAAGTGTgtgagttatttaaaaaacccCATCCTATACTTCGTTGTTGGAAATCAGCTATTAAATTAGCCGTGCCcttcttttacttttctcaGCTACTTCATAAAACGAGCACTTTCAGTAGTCTTGATTTTTGGGAATGATCTTAGATTAGCCAACAGCTACTGGTGCTTTCCAAAATTCTAGCATACCATGTTTTACAACTCACTGTTGGCTAAAAATTTTGGGACACGatgtattttattatttacaagTTACAAGTTGCGAAATGTTtgtaaaaatgtttgaaatgaataaaatacgATGCTCCTCAAAATCTCTGGTAGGCTACGCCTTCCTATTGCAGTCTTTTTAATGAGGATTATATTCGTTCCATTGCCAGAGGCGGCTAAAGTTgttgtgtgaaaaaaaaaggctgcttattttaaaaaaaaacaggttatTGGTAAGATCTAAGTTTGAATAACATGGAAAAGAGGAATCTTATATTTTTAGAGCTCGGATGATAATTTGAATagattcattattttttaaatccgcTAATTCATTGACTTCAACACGATTGTTTCTTACTGTTATTGCATGCAAAAGTTTCGCAAGAGTTCAGCCGAAAAATACAGTTCATAGTCCTCTAGCGTCACTTTGTTTTCGAAAAGGGCTCACGCAACATGCAGGGTAGATAATTGATTTTACAATAACCTTTCATGTGCTTCAGAAATCAGAACACCCTCTTGCACGTTCTTTAAGTGAGAAAAAAGCCTACTTCCTTCACTGATGTTTGGATAATAGATTAGAAATATCAAAGAAAGTCCTAAATGTGCAATTTCACGTCGGAAGTAGAAGGAGAAAGGAGAGCTCTTGAAATGTGCGAGGTACATGAATATTGAACAACAAGCGCAGAAAATGTAATTAACTGAAACTAACAAAATAGATCAAACTCACTAATGCGAAGGACACCAAAAGGGTGGATCGTTGTAGTGGCCctatagaaaaaagaaagaaaaacagatgagtttttgtttttgttttgttttcaaatctTGGCGTTGTAggtgaacaagaaaaaaaaatagacctaAAAGGTGAACAGTGAAAGCTGCGGATGCCAAAGTTGATCTGCTGTTGCTATCCAGATAAACATCAGACGAGGATGACCGCTGATGATGGACAGGGCGATCTGGTTCGGCGCTGGCTTCGTTACTCTGCCAGTAAAGCGCAGCCAATGTGGCCGTACATTTCAGTTTAAGATCACCTTTCCGGAAGTGCCgtgtttttattgtaaaatgaAGACCCAGCATAGAGGTCTCCAAGCCATCAATATCTTCGGCAATAGGGAACACCTTAAGATGATGCCGCTCAGCCTGGAAAGataaaatcattttatttaaacgACGGCACACTCGAAAGGATGTAGACAAACATTTTAGCCAAAATGGGATGGCAGTGTTATGCTTTCTTAACgatatagaagaaaaaatagttAACTACCGGTTCTCCGTTGATATACCAGGTCAGGTTTGTGGCCGGTGAAGAGCGCATGGACGTACAATTCAAGTCTACTTGGTCACCCACGGAATATCGGGGTTTGCCTCCCGAGATGACTGGCCCGCGTTGAGGAAGCTCTGCGGAAAAGGAAAGATAAATCTTGAATTATCAAACAAGTGGTTTCATTCCATCTAGCTATTCCATTCAACGAAATAAAACGGCAACTGTTTTATAGGGTCATTAAATAGGGCGTTGGAAATGGTAGGGAACAGGTCGTTCATTTAGGCAACTCCCATAAAGCATTATCAACTGAAACAGAATCGGCAAAAAATTACTAGAGTATCTTAAACTCCTGTGTTAGATAATTGAGAAGTTTTGCATGGACATTGAGAAGAAGGACTATAGGAGAAAGTGGTCTCATCTGCTTGTTTTCATATGTTGGCTCAGTGTCAACTTCTATCAAAAGATCGAATATTATCTCCCAAGTCCCGCTCTGTTTGAtgatatattttttcaaatattattttcgTACCTAGGATTCTTGAATGAAACAATCTTCATTCCTTCTCGCAAAGCGAACAAGTGAAAAGCAGACATGTAACGCTATAGCACTAACGAAGCACTTTTAAAGGAACGAAACAGCAGCAAAGAACGTTAAAAGGGAATTAGATCTACGCACAAGAAACTGAAATAGATGTAGAGTAGCAACGCAAAACGACATAGACTACAGAGGACAAAGGATGGTAATGCGCACGTACagaaaagaggagaaaaaagaa
The window above is part of the Daphnia carinata strain CSIRO-1 chromosome 7, CSIRO_AGI_Dcar_HiC_V3, whole genome shotgun sequence genome. Proteins encoded here:
- the LOC130701911 gene encoding uncharacterized protein LOC130701911, with amino-acid sequence MEVFPLLHLILVMFFTGGALTLKIVQVKVPLAALIGHSVQLECIYSLDGDSLYAVKWYRGVDEFYRYVPAEEPRATVFSLNGIEVDLDESNANRLVLRSITAETAGRFRCEVSAEAPSFETVSGHADMTVVQLPQRGPVISGGKPRYSVGDQVDLNCTSMRSSPATNLTWYINGEPAERHHLKVFPIAEDIDGLETSMLGLHFTIKTRHFRKGDLKLKCTATLAALYWQSNEASAEPDRPVHHQRSSSSDVYLDSNSRSTLASAAFTVHLLGPLQRSTLLVSFALVSLIYFVSFS